A genome region from Sphingomonas anseongensis includes the following:
- a CDS encoding cupin domain-containing protein, with protein MTRTLMLSLCAAAAFAGSTASAQMMPTDLKWGPAPPGLPAGAQLAVLSGDPTKEGMFTIRLKFPAGYSVAPHHHPTPELVTVMEGSMSLGMGDVADKAKAGTLGLGGYIAMAPNMNHYAFTDGGATVQITSHGPFQIIYVNPADDPRTAKK; from the coding sequence ATGACCCGTACGCTTATGCTCTCCCTTTGCGCCGCGGCCGCTTTCGCGGGCTCGACCGCGAGCGCCCAGATGATGCCGACCGACCTCAAATGGGGACCGGCACCGCCAGGGCTCCCGGCGGGCGCGCAGCTCGCGGTGCTCTCCGGAGATCCGACCAAGGAGGGGATGTTCACCATCCGCCTGAAATTCCCGGCCGGCTATTCGGTCGCCCCGCACCACCACCCGACGCCGGAGCTGGTGACGGTGATGGAAGGATCGATGTCGCTCGGAATGGGCGACGTGGCCGACAAGGCGAAGGCCGGCACGCTGGGCCTAGGCGGCTACATCGCCATGGCTCCGAACATGAACCATTATGCGTTCACCGACGGCGGGGCGACGGTGCAGATCACCAGCCACGGGCCGTTCCAGATCATCTACGTGAATCCGGCGGACGATCCGCGGACGGCGAAGAAGTAG
- a CDS encoding DUF2501 domain-containing protein translates to MPYSRTSFLFGLVAAAAASASSAQMPSIAGLGGLGGIPNISGIGMGNAAGVLGYCAKNNLLGGGSANATSVLDGLMKKPGVAGSKGLAAGQAGTILSGKSSFSLGSVSDPIKSQACSMVLKQAGKFL, encoded by the coding sequence ATGCCATATTCGCGCACATCGTTCCTGTTCGGGCTGGTGGCCGCGGCAGCGGCCTCCGCGTCGAGCGCGCAAATGCCGTCGATCGCGGGGCTCGGCGGCCTGGGCGGAATCCCGAACATTTCCGGCATCGGAATGGGCAATGCCGCAGGCGTGCTGGGATATTGCGCCAAGAACAACCTGCTTGGGGGCGGGTCCGCCAATGCGACGTCGGTGCTCGACGGCCTGATGAAGAAGCCGGGCGTCGCCGGTTCGAAGGGACTCGCGGCCGGCCAGGCCGGGACGATCCTCAGCGGCAAGTCCAGCTTCTCGCTCGGAAGCGTAAGCGACCCAATCAAGTCGCAGGCGTGCAGCATGGTGCTGAAGCAGGCCGGCAAGTTCCTCTGA
- the rplK gene encoding 50S ribosomal protein L11, translating into MAKKITGYIKLQVPAGIANPSPPIGPALGQRGVNIMEFCKAFNAATQELEKGSPIPTVITVYADRSFSFTTKTPPASFLLKKAARIQKGSSETGKSSAGTIKRSQLREIAETKMADLNANDLDAASKIIEGSARAMGLTVVEG; encoded by the coding sequence ATGGCAAAGAAAATCACCGGCTACATCAAGCTGCAGGTGCCCGCGGGCATCGCCAATCCGTCGCCGCCGATCGGCCCGGCGCTTGGCCAGCGCGGCGTCAACATCATGGAATTCTGCAAGGCGTTCAACGCCGCGACGCAGGAACTCGAAAAGGGCTCGCCGATCCCGACGGTCATCACCGTCTATGCGGACCGGTCGTTCTCGTTCACCACCAAGACCCCGCCCGCGTCCTTCCTTCTGAAGAAGGCGGCCCGGATCCAGAAGGGCTCGAGCGAGACCGGCAAGTCGTCGGCCGGGACCATCAAGCGCTCGCAGCTTCGCGAGATCGCCGAGACCAAGATGGCCGACTTGAACGCCAACGACCTCGACGCCGCGTCGAAGATCATCGAAGGCTCCGCCCGCGCGATGGGCCTCACCGTGGTGGAGGGCTAA
- the rplA gene encoding 50S ribosomal protein L1, giving the protein MALSKKQKAQAPTVDRDKFYAVDEAISLVKKNATSKFDETVELALNLGVDPRHADQMVRGVVSLPKGTGKDVRVAVFAKGDKADEAKAAGADIVGAEDLMQTIQDGTIDFDRVIATPDMMGVVGRLGKVLGPKGLMPNPKLGTVTMDVKKAVTDAKSGQVEFRVEKAGIVHAGIGKASFPEADIRANFDAFMDAIVRNKPTGAKGKFVKKVSLTSTMGPGVKLDLEGIPGA; this is encoded by the coding sequence ATGGCACTTTCCAAGAAGCAGAAGGCGCAGGCCCCGACCGTCGATCGCGACAAGTTCTACGCGGTCGATGAGGCCATTTCGCTGGTCAAGAAGAACGCCACGTCGAAGTTCGACGAGACAGTCGAGCTGGCGCTGAACCTCGGCGTCGACCCGCGCCACGCCGACCAGATGGTCCGCGGTGTCGTGTCGCTTCCCAAGGGCACCGGCAAGGACGTCCGCGTCGCGGTCTTCGCCAAGGGCGACAAGGCTGACGAGGCCAAGGCGGCCGGTGCCGACATCGTCGGCGCGGAAGACCTGATGCAGACCATCCAGGACGGGACCATCGACTTCGACCGCGTGATCGCGACCCCGGACATGATGGGCGTCGTCGGGCGCCTCGGTAAGGTCCTCGGCCCCAAGGGGCTGATGCCGAACCCGAAGCTCGGAACCGTCACAATGGACGTCAAGAAGGCGGTCACCGACGCCAAGTCGGGCCAGGTCGAATTCCGCGTCGAAAAGGCGGGGATCGTCCATGCCGGGATCGGCAAGGCGAGCTTCCCCGAAGCCGACATCCGCGCCAATTTCGACGCCTTCATGGACGCGATCGTCCGCAACAAGCCGACCGGCGCCAAGGGCAAGTTCGTCAAGAAGGTCTCGCTGACCTCGACGATGGGCCCGGGCGTCAAGCTCGACCTCGAGGGAATCCCGGGCGCCTAG